The genomic segment CGCCGCAGATTTCTGCCGCCCGGGTGCAGTACGCCGGGGTGCACCACTGCTCCTCCTTCTGGGGCAGCTCCAGCGGCGGCAGGGAGTCCCGACTCACCCGATCCGACAGGGCGGCAGCCTCCTTTTCCAGGGCTTCCCTGGCATTTGCATGCACGCCGGGAACCTCCTCCTCCAGTTGTTCCAACGTATCCGTCCGGGTGCAGAATCTGGTAACGGATTCCGGCAACAGCACCAATGCCGCCGCCAGCCGCTCCACCCGACATGCCCAATCCTCGCTTCTCGGAGCTTCCGCCAGCAGCCGGATCTGTCGATCCACCAAGCCGCCCTTCCGTTTATATACATATTGTTTAACTGAACCGGTAACCACCGGTGTATATGCCGGAATGCCGGCTGCTTCTGTCTGCATACTCATAATGACCCGATCCCCTTACCTTTGCAGTACCGCCCCTTATTTCGTGCCGGCGAACTGCCCTTTATGCTATTTTACCATCTTTCCGACGCAATGTCAACTGAATTTTGTTTTATATGTATAAGGTGGCAAAGAATGTACCTGTTGTTTATTTTCAACGAATTGTATAGGAACCCTGCACAAAGCAGCTATACCTCCTTTGTAGGATGTACCGAAGACAAAAAACCCGGAGCGGATGCTCCGGGCGTGTGGCAGCAGGGATCATTCCACCACTGCGTCCTCCTGTGTAAAACCTGCAAGGGAGTGCTCCTTCACCTGAATGCACACATAGGAAATGGCACTGTCAGCAGCTGCGGAGAACTGGCGCTTTGCCGCCGGCGCCACCCGGAGCCAGTCCCCGGCAGTCAGAGGAATCTCCTCCCCGTCGATCACCGCCTTGCCCTTGCCGGACAGGATACCGTAAATCTCCTCATTCTGCTTGTGGGCGTGGACAAAGGGCACGCCCGCCCCTGCCGGCAGGGTGTTGATGCTGACCTCGGCACCGGTAAGCCCCAGCTTATCGTGCAGCTCCGTGCGGCTATCGGCTCCAAGTGTGATTTTCGTGTACTGTTTCATAAGAATACCTCCATTCATGATGTAACATTTATTGTTACAACCATAGTATAGCACACCGCTGTTGTAATGTCAAGAGGTACAATGAAAAAAAGAGTCGTGAATCCTCACGACTCCTCCGTATCCAGCCGATGCTGCAACTCTCCACGCACCTGTGCCATGGTGACGCTCTGTAATTCCCGTTCCATCGCATGCTGTGCACGGGCAAGGCATGGATCCAGCACCCCGTGCACATTCCGCCCCACCGGGCAAAGCTGATTGGGCTTTTCGTGGAAATGAAACAGGGAATCCGCATCCACACTGTCCACCGCCCGGTACACATCCAACAGGGTGATCTGCTCCAGGGGCTTTGCAATGCTTGCACCGCCGGAGCCCCGTGTCACCTCCACCAGACCGGCAGTCTTTAACTGACCCAGCAGCTTCCGGATCATCACCGGGTGCACATTGGTGCTGCCTGCCAGAAACTCGCTGGTGACCTTGTATTGATCCCGGAAGGTATCCAGACACAGGAGAATATGAACCGCAAGGGTGAATCTGCTTGAAATCTGCATAATGTCCGCCTTTCACCGGCATACGCCGTGCTCCCACCTATCGAATTCTTTATCACCTTGTCTGCCATGCTTCCTGGGCGATTGAAAACAAATCCTCATAAAATCTGCGTTTATGATAACCACTTAGCACATCTTTAATAATGATTGCCAGCGGTACTCCGATTAGAAGAGTTGCCCCAACCTGTCCAAGACCTTCAGTGAAGCAATTCAAGCCAATGGAAATTGAAAGAAATGTAAGCATAACCTGAAGTTCTATCGCCTCTACATCCTTTGCTCCTCTGATTCGTAGCATAAGGAAATGGGTAAAATTAGAGAAATACTCCTCTGACGGAACCCGTTCCAGCAATTTGTAAATATGTGCACGCCACT from the Ruminococcus champanellensis 18P13 = JCM 17042 genome contains:
- a CDS encoding cupin domain-containing protein codes for the protein MKQYTKITLGADSRTELHDKLGLTGAEVSINTLPAGAGVPFVHAHKQNEEIYGILSGKGKAVIDGEEIPLTAGDWLRVAPAAKRQFSAAADSAISYVCIQVKEHSLAGFTQEDAVVE
- a CDS encoding Rrf2 family transcriptional regulator, translating into MQISSRFTLAVHILLCLDTFRDQYKVTSEFLAGSTNVHPVMIRKLLGQLKTAGLVEVTRGSGGASIAKPLEQITLLDVYRAVDSVDADSLFHFHEKPNQLCPVGRNVHGVLDPCLARAQHAMERELQSVTMAQVRGELQHRLDTEES